A genomic window from Salvia miltiorrhiza cultivar Shanhuang (shh) chromosome 5, IMPLAD_Smil_shh, whole genome shotgun sequence includes:
- the LOC130986947 gene encoding protein GRIM REAPER gives MAKTLMLINLVTILFLLIFPLLAVSLEDEEIEGEYYVLDSVPANHSARRSSRYLITSVIKKIKKGTSCDAKTNPNVCNGVSANNGTSLLYCCKKHCRNVLGDRNNCGACGYKCRFGERCCGGVCTNVLANRTNCGKCSKKCPRGVKCDYGYCGYA, from the coding sequence ATGGCTAAAACCCTAATGCTCATCAACCTCGTAACCATTCTTTTCCTCCTAATATTCCCACTACTCGCCGTATCGTTGGAAGACGAGGAAATCGAAGGCGAATACTACGTTCTCGATTCCGTTCCTGCCAATCATAGCGCgagaagaagcagcagatatTTGATCACATCGGTCATCAAGAAGATCAAGAAAGGCACGAGCTGCGATGCGAAGACGAACCCTAACGTGTGCAACGGGGTATCGGCTAATAACGGCACCAGCCTTCTCTACTGCTGCAAGAAGCACTGCCGGAACGTGCTCGGTGACCGCAACAACTGCGGGGCGTGCGGCTATAAGTGCCGGTTTGGGGAGCGCTGCTGCGGCGGGGTTTGCACTAATGTTTTGGCAAACCGGACCAACTGCGGGAAATGCAGTAAGAAGTGCCCTCGTGGGGTCAAGTGTGACTATGGTTACTGTGGCTATGCATGA